The DNA window GTCTACGAGGAGACGGACAGGCAAGTCGGCAAGCTCCTCGAAGAGTGTGACCCGAACACCGTCTTCATCGCGAGCGACCACGGGATGGGACCGTACGAGAAGTACGAGTTCCGCGTCAACGAGTTCCTTCGCGACGAAGGCTACGTGAAGGCCCGGAAGGGCGGCCGCGGGATGCCGTCGTGGAACCCGATTCAGGACGAGCTTCGGGAGGGAAAGGACACGAAGACGTGGGAGCCGAACACCATCGAACGCATGGCCGCGAAGATGGCCCAGTTCGGTTTCACCGCTCATCGGATTCGAACCGGGTTGGAGAAGGTGGGACTCGCCGAAATCGTAAAGCAGTACGCGCCGAAGAACGTCGCGCGGACGGCGAACGAGCAGGTCGATTTCCCGAAATCCGCCGCGTACATGCGCGCTCGAACCGAACTGGGCGTTCGAATCAACTTGCAGGGACGCGAACCGAACGGCATCGTCCCGCCGGAGCAGTACGACGAGGTTCGTGACGACCTGATAGAGAAACTCAGTGCGGTCGAAACCCCCGATGGCGAACCCGTCTTCGGCGAAGTCGCGCCGCGCGAGACGTACTTCCACGGAAAGAACGCGGACAACGCGCCGGACATCGTGACCATCCCGAACGAGATGGGGCAGTTCCTCTCGGCGCAACTCCTCGGCGACTACTTCGCGCCGCCGACCGAACCGTGGAACCACAAAATCGAAGGCGTCGTCGCCGCGAAAGGGGAGGGAATCGACGCGGATGCGATGCCGACCAAAGCCCACCTCTTCGACATCGCGCCCACTGTCATGTCCGCGCTCGGAATCCCGTACAGCGACCGGATGGACGGCGGCGTCATTCCAATCGTCGAGGACGCCGGAGCGCAGTCGTATCCCGCCTACGACGAGGACGACTCGGTTTCGATGGACGACGCGGACGTCGAAGAGCGGTTGGCCGACCTCGGCTACATGCAGTAGGCCGACTTCGACTCCTCACCTCGTCGGTTTTGCTCCGCGACTCTCTCCGTCGTCTCGACGGTTCTCCGACCTGTCGTTCGCTTTCTTCACCGGTCGTTCCCCGTTCTTCACTCCCCGTTTCGTCTCTCCTCGGGTTTCATATCTACCTTATACAGTCCATAAACGTATGTGTCGGCTGTCGGTGGCTCTCACGTGAGATGCCGTCGGTGGCGCTATCAACAATTTTGTACACTCCACACCACATTTGTACTGTAGAGTAATTTTATATACGTCGGGATGCAACCTTCCGTCCATGTCTCAAGAGACCGCAACCGAGTTCGGGACGTTCGGCGGCCGCCACGTTCCCGAACCGCTCGAAGAACCGCTCGAACGGTTGGCGCAAACCTACGACGAGATTTCCGAGACGGAGGCGTTTCAGCGCGAGTTCCAGCAGTACCTCGAAAAGTTCGCCGGGCGACCGACGCCGCTCTATCACGCGGAACGACTCTCCGAGGCGTACGGCGCACAGATTTACCTGAAGCGCGAGGACCTGCTCCACGGCGGCGCACACAAGATCAACAACTGCCTCGGGCAGGCGTTGCTGGCGAAGCAGGCGGGGAAGGACCGACTCATCGCCGAAACCGGCGCGGGTCAACACGGTACCGCAACCGCGATGGTCGGCGCGCTGCTCGACATTCCGACCGAGATTTACATGGGGAAAAAGGACGTGGAGCGCCAGAAGATGAACGTCTTCCGCATGCGCCTGATGGGCGCTGAGGTGAACGAGGTCACGCGCGGTGACGCCGGACTGGCGGATGCCGTCGATGCCGCGCTGGAGGATTTCGCCCGCAATGTGGACGACACTCACTACCTCGTCGGGAGCGTCGTCGGTCCCGACCCGTTCCCGCGGATGGTCCGCGATTTCCAGTCCGTCATCGGCGTGGAAGCGCGACGTCAGATTCAGGAGGAGACCGGAAGCCTACCGGACGCCGCGGTGGCGTGCGTCGGCGGCGGGTCGAACGCCATCGGTCTCTTCCACGCGTTCCGCGACGACCCCGTGGAACTCTACGGCGCGGAGGGCGGCGGCGAGGGGTCGGATTCGACCCGCCACGCGGCACCCCTCGCGAGCGGGAAGACCGACATCCTCCACGGGATGCGGACCCGCATCCTGAACGACGACGTGGAGGTCCACTCAGTCTCGGCGGGACTCGACTACCCCGGCGTCGGCCCGGAACACGCCCAGTTCCGCGAAACCGGCCGCTGTGAGTACACCGGCGTCACCGACGACGAGGCGCTCGCCGCGTTCCGAGAACTGAGCGAGTTGGAAGGCATCATCCCCGCGCTCGAATCCAGCCACGCCGTCGCGCTGGCGAAGCAACTCGCCGAGGAGCGAGACGAGGACGACGTGATTCTGGTCAACCTGAGCGGTCGGGGCGACAAGGACATGGAACAGGCCGCCGAGCTGTTCGACCTCGGCAACTGAGAAAAATCGCTTTTCGAACCGCGATTGCGAGGCCGCTTACGCGGTCGCCGCCGTCGGTGTCGGCGATGCGGTGCGCTCGCTCGTCTCGTCGGTGTCGTCCGTCTCGTTGGTCTCTTTCGCGTGCCCACCGTTTGCCGCGAGCGTCGCGGTCACGTCGGCGTTCACCCGCGAGTGGTCGAAGTACACTTGGTCGTACTTCGAGGAGTTGTAACTTCCGTACAGGTCGAGGTCCGCCGTCCGCTCGCATCCGAGGAGCGCCGCGAGTTCGGCGTCGTCGAAGCGAACCGCGAGGCGTCCCTCCTCGGCGTCGTACGTGACCTTCTCCGCTTCGACGGTGCGGTTACCGGGTGTCGAGACGACGAACGTGCCCGCGACGGTTCCGTCGTAGTCCGCTGGCGCGTCGAAGTGCATGACGACCTTGCCGCGTTCGTCGAGGCTGACCGAGGCGTCGTCGAGGGTGGTGTCAACCCGTCGAATCCGGCCGTCCGTCGTCGGCGCGATTCGTTTCTTCTCCTTCAGATAGTCGACCACGGTGGTCGAAAGGAGTTCGTTCGTCCGGTTTACGACCGGTTCGTCGGCGAGCGGATAGCCGCTTCCGCCGCCCGCCATGAAGTCGTTGACGGCGACTTCGTAGGTCGCGTTCGGGTCGAGTCGCTCGCCGTTCACGTACACGTCTCGGATTTGGTCACGACCCTCGTGGCCGACCCACTCGAACCGGACGCCGCTGACTTGCATGGCCATCTCCGCGCCGTACTGCTGTCCGGCCTCGCTCTCCAACGGCGTCACTTGGCTGGCGAGCGTCTCCTCCAGTTCGCGGCCGGTCAGTTCGACCGTCACGACCTCGTTCCCGAACGGGAGCGTGTTGAACACGTCGCCGCCGGTGACGTTTCCGGGACCGTAGACGCTGTTCGAACGGATGCCACCCGCGTTGGTGATGGCCACGTCGGCACCCGTCTTCGCGCGCATCGCGTCGGTCACGAGGTCGCCGTAGTTGCTCTCGCGGTGGTAGTTGGTGGCGAACCGAGCGTCGAGGGGCGTCTCGGTGTACGCGATAGTCGAGTCGAGGTCCACCTCCGAGCGGTAGTCGTCGATGATGTCCGAGGCGGTTTCGTTCTTCGGCGTCGCGTCGGTGACGTTGAGGAGGTGCCCGTTCGCGGCGACGACCTCGCCGTTCTCGACGGTGAGGTTGATTTCGCTCAGGTACTCGGCCCGCGCCTGCGTCTCGCTGATGATGGTTCCGTTCACGACGCGCGGACGGTAGACCACTTCGTCGTGTCCCGTCAGCACGACGTCGGTGTCTGTTCGGTTCGCGACCGTCTCGGCTTCGTTCGTCCCCTCGTGGAGCAGGACGACCGTTACGTCCACGTCCTCTCTCTCGCGGAGAACTCGTTCGTACTTCCGAATCGACGGCACGACCGGCTTCGCGGTGATGTTCCGAGCCGAGAGGTTCTCGGAGACCGAGCCATCGACACCGGGGTAGACGGCACCGACGATGCCGACTTTGACGCCGCCGCGCTCGACCACTTCGTAGCGTTTCGTTCCCTCGACCGTCTTCCCGGTCGTCTCGTTGACGAGGTTCGAGACGACCCACGGGAACTCGGAGGCGCGGGACGCGTTCGTGAACGCATCGACGCCGTAATCGAGGTCGTGGTTGCCGATGGTGTCCGCGTCCGGCCCGATGAGGTTCAACACGTCGACCGGCGCGCGCCACTTCGAGACGGGCGAGAGCGCGTGCGGCGACAACTCGTCACCGCCGCCCATCACGAACGTCGGGTTGTCGTGGGCGGCCCGCCGCTCGTCGATTCGATGGACGAGCCGCGGCAGGTTGCCGTCCTTCGCCGCGGCGGTCTGAATGTCGTTGTAAGAGAGGATGGTTACGTTCGTCGAACTGTTCGCGGTCACGTCGGCTGACCCTGTATCGGATTGGTGCCCGCCAGCGCCCACACCGAGCGCGGGAATCGCCCCCGCACTGACGATGCAGACGAGCAGGACGAGTGCTGTCGCGCGTCGCATTCATCGTATTCGAACGACTCTTCCAAATTAATCGTATCTATGTGATATTGATAGAATAATGGTCTCTATGGATTCAAATATATGTGGTGGACGGACATGTGCTGAATTTTACCCTTTCGCCCGGGCTATCGAAACACGACGCCGTCCGTCTCACCACTGGGTCAGCGCCTCGGACCCGTACGAGTACGACAGGACGCCGAAGAACGTCAGTACGCCCGAAATCGACGCGATACCGCCGACGTAGAACACCCATTGGATGCCCGGCCCCGTCATCAGGATTCCGGCGAGAATCGGCGCGAGGATGCTCCCGGGTCGCCAAACCAACTCCCGGACGCCGAAACTGCTCGCCACGCCCGCGCCATCGACGCCTTCGTCGGCGAACAGCGCCATACTGGCCGGTTCACGGAAACTGTCGGCGATTCCGAGCAGGGCATTGAGTCCGACCAGTGGAAGGAAGGCCGGTGAGAGTGCGCCGAGGACGGGAAACGCGGCGGGAAGCGACAGCGCCTGTCCGATTGCGGGTGCGGAGGGGACGACCAACGCCACGAGTCCGTAGATGCCGCCGCCGACGAAGACGAACAGCGCCCGTCCGTAGTCGTCCGACAGTCGCCCGGTGAATGGCTGACAGAGCATGTTCGTGAACTTCTCCGCGATGAGGACGACGCCGACCGCGATGGGAGCGTACGCGAGACCACCTTTCGCGGCTTCGACGCCCGCGTAGACCACGATCCACGTTCGGACCATCGTCACCGCCACCGCGTACTGGGCGCGGAAACTCGTGAGCGTCAGCAGTTTGCGATTGAGCGCCATGTCGGCGAAGGGGAAGCCCTCGATTCGCGTGTCGTCGCGTTCGACGAAGAGGAGAACGCCGACCAACGCCGGAATCAGGAGCGCGACGATGACGCCGAACACGACGTCGAAGCCGTATCGTTCGTACAGCGCGGTGGCGGAAATCGTCCCGAGGATGGACGCCGCGAAGCGGGCCGCGTTCGCCTTGCCGATGTGGTTCGCCCGCGTGTCGGCCGTCGAGAGTTCACCGACGAGCGCGAGCGTGATGAGACCGGTTCCGGTGATGGCCACGCCCTGTAACGCACGCGCCGCGATGAATCCCCAACTGCTCTCGACCAGCGGAAAACTGGCGTAGGCGACGATAGACACGACGAGACTGAAGAGGAGAACGGTCCGTTTGTCGTAGCGGTCGCCGCTCCACGCCAGCGGAATGACGGCCACCGACTGCGCGGCGGTCAACCCTGAGACGAACAGGCCGACGACGATTCCCGACTGCGGGTCGAGAACGTTGAGATACGTCGGCAGCAGCGCTGCCAGCGTGATAAAACCGAAGCCGCTGGCGAACCGCGTGAGATAGAGCGCGTAGAACTGGGCGCGATTTTTTTGCACGATACAACCTGTGAACTTCCCCGCAAAGTCCTTTCGTTTCGAAACCTATCCGCCGCTCCCGCCAGCGACGACGATAGTTCGGGCCAGTGCGAATCGTTACTCGTCTCGACAGTCCGGACACCGCTCGTCTTCGACGTAGATTTCGAGCAATTTCTCGCCACATTCGACACATCGCTTTAGTACGTCCTTCTCTACCACGTTCGCTCACGACGCAATCGAAACCCGATAGAAATAGTCGTATCGGTTTGTCTAGTGTTTGCGGTTCCGTTTAGTCCAGATTCTCGCCCTGATAGTCGCCGTCGTAGGTGCCGTCGTGGTCCGCCTCGGCGAGGACGAGTTGTGCGATACGTGCGCCGCGTTCGAGTTCGATGTCGTGGTGAACCTGCAACAACCCTTCTCCTTTGCCCTCGTAGCCCGCGTCCCAGACCGCGGTGTTGAGCATACAGGAGTTCCGCATGAGCGACGAACGGGGGTAGACGAAGCCGACGTGTCCGTCCGGGATTTCGATTGTCTCCGCGTACTGGACGATGTATCCTCCTTGCGGCAGGTAGTAGTTCTCCGGGGACTTCTCGGTTATCTGCTCGGACTCGACCTGCTGGCGGTCGCCGATCTCCTTGCCATTGCGCCCGATTCGGCCCGAGTCCCGCTGTTCGTACACCGTTTCCAGCGTCAAATCGACACCGTTCGGCTGTACCTGTTGCCGTCTGACCTCCGAGACGTGCTCCGCGACGAACGTTCCGCTCTCGAACATAGACGGACGGCGTGTCCGAGATAGTAAAGCCGTTACCGTTCCCGACTGGTGTGCGTGACTCTCACACTCGCTCTCTCACCCGTTGACTCGTTCGCCCGCGCGTTTCTTCGCCTACTCGCGCCGTTCGAACGACCCGACGGTCGCGCCGTCCGCCGCATCGAGTTCGCTCGCTCGAACTGCAAAACGGGTTCGAAGCGTACGACGTCGTTCCGCCCCTTTCGTGGAGTCGTGCCGACGACGGAACGCCGACCGTGACCGAAGTCGAAATCGCCGCCGTTCGGTTTGACAACCCCCCGCAAAACATTGTGATTTTCTCGCCCCTATTTTCGCAATGATTGCCGGACGAGGGCCGAATTTACCACGAACGATGAAAACGTAAACACGCGGGATTTATACCTTCGGAGGGTCGATATTCGTCCGATATGGGACAAACACTGACGGAAAAGATTCTCGACGACCACCTCGTCGAGGGCGAACTCGAAACCGGTGAGGAAATCGGAATCGAGATCGACCAGGTTCTCACACAGGACACGACTGGGACCCTCGTGTGGCTCCAGTTCGAGGCGCTCGACATGGACGAGGTCCAGACCGAGATCGCCGCGCAGTACTGTGACCACCAGACCTACCAGTTCGACTTCAAGAACACGGACGACCACCGCTTCCTCCGCTCGGCGGCGGGCACGTTCGGTGCACACTACTCCCGTCCCGGCAACGGTATCTGTCACAACGTCCACAAGGAGAACTTCGCCGCACCCGGCAAGACGATGCTCGGGTCCGACTCCCACACCCCGACCCCCGGCGGTCTGGGTGAACTCGCAATCGGTTCCGGCGGTCTCGACGTCGCGGTCGCCATGGGTGGCGGCCCGTACTACATCGAGATGCCCGAAATCGTCAACGTCCGCCTCGAAGGCGAACTCCCCGAGTGGGCGACCGCGAAGGACGTCATCCTCGAGATGCTCCGTCGCTTCTCCGTGAAGGGCGGCGTCGGCAAAATCTTCGAGTACACCGGTCCCGGTGTCGAGACGCTCTCGGTCCCCGAGCGAACGACCATCACGAACATGGGAACGGAACTCGGCGCAACGACGTCCATCTTCCCGACGGACGAGAACACCGAGGAGTGGCTCTCGCGCCTCGGCCGCGAGGACGAGTACGTCGACCTCCAGCCCGACGACGACGCGGAGTACGACGACGAAATCGTCATCGACCTCTCCGACCTCGAACCGCTCATCGCACAGCCGTCCATGCCCGACAAGGTCGTTCCGGTCCGCGAAGTCGCCGGACAGTCGGTCGACCAGGTTATGATCGGTTCCTGTACGAACGGTGGCTACGAGGACATCCTCCCCGCCGCGAAGATGCTCGAAGGCCGCACGGTCAACCGGAAGACGGACCTCATCGTCGCTCCGGCGTCCAAGCAGGCCTCCGAGATGCTCGCCCGTGAGGGCTGGGTCGCGGAACTGATGGCGGCAGGCGTCAACTTCTCCGAGGCGACCTGTGGTGCGTGTATCGGTATCGGTCACGTTCCGGCGTCCGATTCCGTCTCGCTCCGTACCTTCAACCGCAACTTCGAGGGTCGCTCCGGTATCGAGGACGACTCGGTGTACCTCTGCTCGCCCGAAGTCGCCACGGCGGCGGCCATCAAAGGCGAAATCATCGACCCGCGCGACCTCGCCGACGAACTCGGCGACCTCGAAGCGCCCGAGTTCGAGATGGGCGACAACTACGGCACCACCGCCGACGACCCCGACCTCATCTCCCCCGACGAAGCGGTCGACGACGAACTCATCAAAGGCCCGAACATCGGCGACGTCCCGCTGAAGGACGAACTCGAATCCGACCTCGAAGGCCCGGCCCTGCTCAAGATGCAGGACAACATCACGACCGACCACATCATCCCCGCCACGCAGGACATCCTGATGTACCGGTCGAACATCCCGAAACTCTCCGAGTTCACGCTCTCGCGCGTCGACGACTCGTTCGCACAGCGCGCACTCGACGCCGACGGCGGCTTCCTCGTCGCCGGCGAGAACTACGGTCAGGGTAGCTCGCGCGAACACGCGGCCCTGTGCCCGATGTACCTCGGCGTGGAAGGCGTCCTCGCACAGAGCTTCGCCCGCATCCACAAGGCCAACCTGTTCAACTTCGGTCTGCTCCCCCTCGAAATCAGCGAGGAGGACTACGAGAAATTCGAACAGGGCGATGACATCGAAATCGTCGACGACGTTGCGGAAGCGGTCCGCTCCGGTCAGGAAGAGTTCACGGTCCGCGTGAACGACGACTGGGAACTCACCGCGACCCTCGACGCCTCCGAACGCGAGCGCCAGATTCTCGCCGACGGTGGCAAGCTGTCCCACACGAAGAAGCAGGCAGAGGGCGGCGACACCGCGGCCTCCGCGGACGACTAACGACCTTTCAGCACCCACCTTTTACGACGGTCACAAGCAAGAGCGATGGCGACAGCCATCGCTCTTGCTGGCTTCTTCACGGCTTCGCCGTGGAGGAACGAGGGAGCTCCGCTCCCTCGCATTCCCTGTAAAAGCTGGACCAAAAGCACTCCTCGCTCCCTCCGGTCGCTCGCTTGAATCCAGCGACCGGAGAGAGCGATAGGCTGAGGCCTCCTGCTGTCGCACGAGTTTTTCTTCCGCGAACGAGGCGAGGCGCGAAGCGCCTCGAAACGCGAACGGCGAAGCCGTGAAGAAGACTGCCAGCGGTCGGGGCGACTCGCCCCGACCGCTGGCTCCCGACCGCAGAAAAAGGTGGTGGTCAAGGCTTTAGTCCTCCGCGTCGAATGGTCGCTCGTGACTACCACCGCGACCGAGAACGGGTCGATTTCGATTCGTTCCGCGGAGGATACCGATTTGCTCGCCATCTTCCGCATCGAGAAGGCCTCGTTTAGCCAGCCGTGGCCGTTCGCGGCGTTCGAACGGTACATCGACGAACCCACGTTTCTCGTCGCCACGGACGGTGCGAAGATAGTCGGCTACATCGTCGCCGACATGATTCCGAATCACGGTCGGGCGCTCGGGCACGTCAAGGACATCGCGGTTCACCCCTCGCGTCGCGGTGAGGGAATCGGACGAGAGCTTCTGAAACAGGCGCTTTCGGGCCTTCGAGCGCGGGGGACGCACAGTGTCAAACTGGAGGTCCGGGCGAGCAACGAACCCGCGATTTCGCTGTATCGCGACTTTGGCTTCCGCTACTTGCGGACGATACCGCGGTACTACGGGGACGGCGAGGACGCACTCGTGATGATCGTCGAACTCGACTGACCGTCGCCGACTGAACCGTTTTTCAGTGCGGACGCCATACCCACGTGCATGGGATATGCGTGTCCGGTGTGCGAAACGCCACAGTCCGATGGGGAACACCTCGCCAACCATCTCGCCTTCGCTGCCATTCTCGGCGACGCGGACCACGAGTCGTGGCTGGACGAACACGCGCCCGGATGGGACGAGGAGGGACCCGACGAACTCGCGCCGCGAATCACGGAGTACGCGGAGGAGGAGGAGTACCCGCAGGTGTTCGAGGACACGGTTCACGACCACGGCCATCACGGTCACGGACATCACGACCACGGCGGATTGGAGGACGAACTCCAACAGGCCGGTGGCTACGGTCGGGACGCGACCATGGGCGCTGACGCCCAGCGGGTTATGGCCGAGGCGCGGCAGATGACCGAACAGATGCTCGGCGAGGGCAACGACGCCAAGGCGGACCGGAACGACGCCAAGGCGGACGACGAATCGAAGGACGAAAACGAATAGTTTCTTCCCCGAAAAGTACCCGCCATGGAGACGCACGGAATCTTCGCCCCGGAGACGGAGGGGGCTGCGCACGAACAGTACGAAGACGTCGGGCCGGTCGCACAGACCGTCGTCAAGGAGACGGCCAAAGCGATGGACTTCGACCGCGAGGAGTACGGCGAACGCGTGACCGGCGACGTGATTGCGACGGCGCGGGACGCCCTGTTCGCCTCGCTGCTCGAAATCAAAACCGGCACACGCGACGAGTTCGAGGCCGACGTTCCCGACGGATTCGAGGTGCACGTCGAGGGGAGCGAAAACGTCGATAACGTCGCGTGGCACGTCGCGCCGTCGGCGGAGGCGGTCGTCGCGGCGACCTACCAGCAAAAGGAGGACGCGGCGATTGCGACCCTCCAGCGCATCGCTTTCGGACGAGTGTACCGGGACATCGTTTAATTAGTTCGGCCGCGATGTGTCGGTCAGTATGAGTATCGACTACGGGCGGTTCGACCGCGGCCGCGGGATGAACTACTGGCAGTACGACCCCGTTTTGCAACACGAAGTCGAGCGAACCTATCCCGGAGACCGAGGCTGGGCCGAGGAGCGGTTCGACGAGTTCGGTGCCATCGTCGGAACGACCGTCGCCCCGAATTCGGATACCATCGACGAACACGGCCCGGAACTCCGCCAGTACGACCGACACGGGCGGCTCGTAAACGACATCGAGTACCATCCGGCCCAGTTGGAAAACGAGGAACTCGTGTACGGCGCGGGCATCGTCGCCGACTCGTTTCGGGCACCGCCGGACCGCGACGACCCGGCGTCCATGCTCCACCACCTGACGATGGATTACCTCCTCGCGTACGCGGACGTGGGATTGACGTGCCCCGTCGCCATGACCGCGGGCGTCGCGTTGGTGCTGGAGCGGTTCGACCACGGTTCCGACGGGTCCCTCTCGGAGTTCTTCGACCGACTCACCGCCCGCGAGTACGACGACCTGCTTCAGGGCGCGATGTTCCTCACGGAGCGACAGGGCGGGAGCGACGTCGGTGCGACCGAAACCGTCGCCGAACGCACCGACGACGGCTGGGAACTGACCGGCGAGAAGTGGTTCTGCTCGAACGTCGATTCGGGGGCCATCCTCACGCTCGCGCGGACGCCGGACGCGCCCGACGGAACCGAGGGGCTTTCGCTCTTTCTGGTCCCGGGAACGACGTCCAACGGCGAGCGCGACGGCGCGTTCGTCCGTCGGCTGAAGGACAAACTGGGGACGGTAAGCGTTCCGACCGGTGAGGTCGAGTTCCGCGGGGCGGAGGCGCATCTCGTCGGTGAACTCGAATCCGGCTTTCGATACATGTCCGAGATGCTCAACCTCGAACGCATCGCCAACGCCTTCGCGTCGTGCGGTCTCATCGGGCGGGCGCTGTTGGAGAGCAAAGTTCGAGCCGCGAACCGCGAGGCGTTCGGCAGCACCATCGACCGATATCCGCTCATGCGCCGCGATTTGGTGGAGATGGCCGTCGCTCACGAGGCGGCGACCGCGTTCACGTTCGACGCCGGGCGGGCGTTCGACCGCTACCACCGCGGCGACGAGGACGCGTTCGCGCTGATGCGCCTGCTCGTTCCCATCGCGAAGTCGAGAACGGGGCGGATGGCGGTCGACGTCGCGTCGTACGCGATGGAGATTCACGGCGGCAACGGCTACGTGAACGATTTCGTCACGAACCGCCTCCTGCGCGACGCGCAGGTGCTTCCCATCTGGGAGGGGACCTCGAACATCCTCTCGCTCGACGTGCTTCGCGCGCTGGCGCGCGAGGACGCACACGAACCCGCGCTGGCACTGACCCGTGACCGACTGGACGGTATCGAACACGACGACCTCGCCGACTTGGTGGCGACCACCCGCGACGAACTCGACGGGCTACAGGAGGCTCTCGTGACGCTTGCGACGGAAGAAGAGGAGTACGCGCAACTCCACGCGAAGGAACTGGCCGAGTACGTCTTCGACGTGTACACCGCCGCGCTGTTGCTGTCGGAGGCGGACGGCGAACTCGCGGCGGGGAACAGGCGGAAGGGATTGGTCGCTCGTCAGTTCGTTACCGACGCGTTCGGCCGCTCCGCCGCGCGAGGGATTACCTCCGGGGACGCGCTCTCGCTCGACGGCTTCGAAGAAATCGTTCGCTTCGCCTAGTTCGCTTCGGTGT is part of the Haladaptatus paucihalophilus DX253 genome and encodes:
- a CDS encoding DUF5809 family protein; the protein is METHGIFAPETEGAAHEQYEDVGPVAQTVVKETAKAMDFDREEYGERVTGDVIATARDALFASLLEIKTGTRDEFEADVPDGFEVHVEGSENVDNVAWHVAPSAEAVVAATYQQKEDAAIATLQRIAFGRVYRDIV
- a CDS encoding acyl-CoA dehydrogenase family protein, producing MSIDYGRFDRGRGMNYWQYDPVLQHEVERTYPGDRGWAEERFDEFGAIVGTTVAPNSDTIDEHGPELRQYDRHGRLVNDIEYHPAQLENEELVYGAGIVADSFRAPPDRDDPASMLHHLTMDYLLAYADVGLTCPVAMTAGVALVLERFDHGSDGSLSEFFDRLTAREYDDLLQGAMFLTERQGGSDVGATETVAERTDDGWELTGEKWFCSNVDSGAILTLARTPDAPDGTEGLSLFLVPGTTSNGERDGAFVRRLKDKLGTVSVPTGEVEFRGAEAHLVGELESGFRYMSEMLNLERIANAFASCGLIGRALLESKVRAANREAFGSTIDRYPLMRRDLVEMAVAHEAATAFTFDAGRAFDRYHRGDEDAFALMRLLVPIAKSRTGRMAVDVASYAMEIHGGNGYVNDFVTNRLLRDAQVLPIWEGTSNILSLDVLRALAREDAHEPALALTRDRLDGIEHDDLADLVATTRDELDGLQEALVTLATEEEEYAQLHAKELAEYVFDVYTAALLLSEADGELAAGNRRKGLVARQFVTDAFGRSAARGITSGDALSLDGFEEIVRFA
- a CDS encoding DUF5810 domain-containing protein yields the protein MGYACPVCETPQSDGEHLANHLAFAAILGDADHESWLDEHAPGWDEEGPDELAPRITEYAEEEEYPQVFEDTVHDHGHHGHGHHDHGGLEDELQQAGGYGRDATMGADAQRVMAEARQMTEQMLGEGNDAKADRNDAKADDESKDENE